The sequence TACATGTATCCATCACAGTAACATTCTATACTGTTGAAGTACAGTTCTAGAACACTCAGACATGTGTAGGACTGAGGCCTATACATCTCTCCCGGTCTTCCCCAACCAGATTTCCAGACTTCCCGAAGACGAGGTCTCATGCACCCTCCCATATAGCGTTCTTGTTTTCCTCCACAACCACCACTCAGACCCAGGGCTGTTGCCTGGTGGATTTGGTCCTCCGTCCACCACAGTCTTTAGCAGGGACACGACTGTCAGAATTCAAGGCTGTTTTCCTAGCTTCTTGAAGACTAGAGCTAAATGAGGCTTTTCCCCAAAGCCTGTTGTCAAGACCACTAATAGATCCTCCCCAAAGGCTCAACATGCTTCTAGTTGCTCCTGTTTTAATCCCTCAATTGGTGGTTACTTTGTGGCAGTATCTCCTTTTCAGAAAGATCCATCACTGAGTTTTTCTCCTTTTAGTGTTAGTTAGCTAGACTAGCTAGCCCAACTAGACGAGTGTTAGTTAGCTAGACTAGCTAGCCCAACTAGACCAGTGTTAGTTAGCTAGACTAGCTAGCCCAACTAGACGAGTGTTAGTTAGCTAGACTAGCTAGCCCAACTAGACCAGTGTTAGTTAGCTAGACTAGCTAGCCCAACTAGACCAGTGTTAGTTAGCTAGACTAGCTAGCCCAACTAGACCAGTGTTAGTTAGCTAGACTAGCTAGCCCAACTAGACCAGTGTTAGTTAGCTAGACTAGCTAGCCCAACTAGACCAGTGTTAGTTAGCTAGACTAGCCCGACAGCTAGCCTAACTTTAGCTTGGCTTGTTTACCTCTCCAATAGCAAATTGACGAGGAAGGTGTTGTGCATGCAAATAGCGCGTATACTGTATGAGAACCAATCAAAAAGTCTGTCAAAATTTGAGCTAACCTCCCCTTTTTACAAGCCTGAGATACCAGACCAGTAAGCCAGGCTCATTAAAATATACCAGATGCCACCAGTGTTCAGTCTATTTGGCTAACTACTCCACGTACTGAGGGAAAACACTGGCATAGAGTATTTATTGTTATATTACCGATCACACAGGTATCAGAATGTCCCTTTTATAAGAGCTCATGGTGCATCTCTCCTAACAGACCATAATATAACTGTCTGAATACCCTCTCAGTAACCATAACAACCTTTCCTGGTGTTTCCCAACAGGCATTGGGAAGGTGAAGCGTAAAACGGGGATGCGTGACACGGCCTCCAACGCAGACGCTGACATGTACTCCGACAACGGCGAGCGCCTGTACGACCTCAACCTGCCGGCACTCGTCAAGTTCAACTACACCGCCGAGCGGGAGGACGAGCTCTCGTTGGTCAAGGGCACCCACGTCATCGTCATGGAGAAGTGTAGCGATGGCTGGTGGCGTGGGGGGTACCAGGGGCGTTCCGGGTGGTTCCCCTCCAACTACGTGACGGAGGACGCAGACGGGACAGCGGGGGGAGGAGGTTTGGGGGACCCGGCAGGGTCGCTGACGGAAAAGCTAGCAGCAGTAGTTCACAGTGCGTCTAACGGGAACCAGGTTCTCCACACGGTGCAGGCGCTGTACCCTTTCAGCTCGGGGAACGAGGAGGAGCTGAACTTTGAGAAGGGAGAGGTGATGGAGGTGGTAGAGAAACCAGACAACGACCCTGAGTGGTGGAAGTGCCGTAAAGCAGACGGACAGCTGGGACTAGTGCCTAAAAACTACGTCACTGTGCTGCCTCCCCAGCAGGACTCTACTACCCAGAATGCCTCACTGGGCCCCGCGGGGCCGCCCACGCCCGACTGTGACTACATCTCTCCGGCCACGGTGGGGCGGTTTGCGGGGAAGCAGTGGTACTATGGCAAGGTGACGCGTCATCAGGCAGAGGTGGCTCTAAACCAGAGAGGAGCGGAGGGAGACTTCCTCATCAGAGACTCTGAGTCATCGGTGAGTCCTGACCGCTATCTATAACTCCATCTACAGAGCTATACAGCCGTCTGTAGAGCTATACAGCCATCTATAGAGCTTCACAGCCATCTGTAGAGCTTCATAGCCATCCGTAGAGCTATACAGCCATCTATAGAGCTTCACAGCCATCTGTAGAGGTGTATAGCCATCTAGAGAGCTATACAGCCATCTGTAGAGCTTCACAGCCATCTGTAGAGCTTCACAGCCATCTGTAGAACTATACAGCCATCTGTAGAGCTATACAGCCATCTATAGAGCTTCACAGCCATCTGTAGAGGTGTATAGCCATCTAGAGAGCTTCACAGCCATCTGTAGAGCTTCACAGCCATCTGTAGAGCTTCACAGCCATCTGTAGAGCTATACAGCCATCTGTAGAGCTATACAGCCATCTATAGAGCTTCACAGCCATCTGTAGAGGTGTATAGCCATCTAGAGAGCTATACAGCCATCTGTAGAGCTTCACAGCCATCTGTAGAGCTTCACAGCCATCTGTAGAGCTTCACAGCCATCTGTAGAGCTATACAGCCATCTGTAGAGCTTCACAGCCATCTATAGAGCTTCACAGCCATCTATAGAGCTTCACAGCCATCTGTAGAGCTATACAGCCATCTGTAGAGCTATACAGCCATCTATAGAGCTATACAGCCATTTATAGAGCTTCACAGCATTGTGCATTGTGTTGCATTgcctgcattgtgttgtttgctgccatcagtcctgcattgtgttgtttgctgccatcagtcctgcattgtgttgtttgctgccatcagtcctgcattgtgttgtttgctgccatcagtcctgcattgtggtgtttgctgccatcagtcctgcattgtgttgtttgctgccatcagtcctgcattgtgttgtttgctgccatcagtcctgcattgtgttgtttgctgccatcagtcctgcattgtgttgtttgctgccatcagtcctgcattgtgttgtttgctgccatcagtcctgcattgtggtgtttgctgccatcagtcctgcattgtgttgtttgctgccatcagtcctgcattgtggtgtttgctgccatcagtcctgcattgtgttgtttgctgccatcagtcctgcattgtgttgtttgctgccatcagtcctgcattgtgttgtttgctgccatcagtcctgcattgtgttgtttgctgccatcagtcctgcattgtggtgtttgctgccatcagtcctgcattgtggtgtttgctgccatcagtcctgcattgtgttgtttgctgccatcagtcctgcattgtggtgtttgctgccatcagtcctgcattgtgttgtttgctgccatcagtcctgcattgtggtgtttgctgccatcagtcctgcattgtggtgtttgctgccatcagtcctgcattgtggtgtttgctgccatcagtcctgcattgtggtgtttgctgccatcagtcctgcattgtgttgtttgctgccatcagtcctgcattgtgttgtttgctgccatcagtcctgcattgtggtgtttgctgccatcagtcctgcattgtgttgtttgctgccatcagtcctgcattgtgttgtttgctgccatcagtcctgcattgtggtgtttgctgccatcagtcctgcattgtgttgtttgctgccatcagtcctgcattgtggtgtttgctgccatcagtcctgcattgtggtgtttgctgccatcagtcctgcattgtggtgtttgctgccatcagtcctgcattgtgttgtttgctgccatcagtcctgcattgtgttgtttgctgccatcagtcctgcattgtgttgtttgctgccatcagtcctgcattgtgttgtttgctgccatcagtcctgcattgtgttgtttgctgccatcagtcctgcattgtggtgtttgctgccatcagtcctgcattgtgttgtttgctgccatcagtcctgcattgtgttgtttgctgccatcagtcctgcattgtgttgtttgctgccatcagtcctgcattgtgttgtttgctgccatcagtcctgcattgtgttgtttgctgccatcagtcctgcattgtggtgtttgctgccatcagtcctgcattgtgttgtttgctgccatcagtcctgcattgtggtgtttgctgccatcagtcctgcattgtgttgtttgctgccatcagtcctgcattgtggtgtttgctgccatcagtcctgcattgtgttgtttgctgccatcagtcctgcattgtgttgtttgctgccatcagtcctgcattgtgttgtttgctgccaTCAGTCCTGCATTGTGGTGTTTGCTGCCATCAGTCCTGCATTGTGGTGTTTGCTGCCATCAGTCCTGCATTGTGGTGTTTGCTGCCACCAgtcctgcattgtgttgtttgctgccatcagtcctgcattgtgttgtttgctgccatcagtcctgcattgtgttgtttgctgccatcagtcctgcattgtgttgtttgctgccatcagtcctgcattgtgttgtttgctgccatccgtcctgcattgtgttgtttgctgccatcagtcctgcattgtgttgtttgctgccatcagtcctgcattgtgttgtttgctgccatcagtcctgcattgtgttgtttgctgccatcagtcctgcattgtgttgtttgctgccatcagtcctgcattgtgttgtttgctgccatcagtcctgcattgtgttgtttgctgccatcagtcctgcattgtgttgtttgctgccatcagtcctgcattgtgttgtttgctgccatcagtcctgcattgtggtgtttgctgccatcagtcctgcattgtggtgtttgctgccatcagtcctgcattgtggtgtttgctgccatcagtcctgcattgtgttgtttgctgccatcagtcctgcattgtgttgtttgctgccatcagtcctgcattgtgttgtttgctgccatcagtcctgcattgtgttgtttgctgccatcagtcctgcattgtgttgtttgctgccaTCAGTCCTGCATTGTGGTGTTTGCTGCCACCAGTCCTGCATTGTGGTGTTTGCTGCCATCAgtcctgcattgtgttgtttgctgccaCCAGTCCTGCATTGTGGTGTTTGCTGCCACCAGTCCTGCATTGTGGTGTTTGCTGCCATCAgtcctgcattgtgttgtttgctgccatcagtcctgcattgtgttgtttgctgccaccagtcctgcattgtgttgtttgctgccaccagtcctgcattgtgttgtttgctgccatcagtcctgcattgtgttgtttgctgccaccagtcctgcattgtgttgtttgctgccaccagtcctgcattgtgttgtttgctgccatcagtcctgcattgtgttgtttgctgccatcagtcctgcattgtgttgtttgctgccaccagtcctgcattgtgttgtttgctgccaCCAGTCCTGCATTATGTTGTTTGCTGCCACCAgtcctgcattgtgttgtttgctgccatcagtcctgcattgtgttgtttgctgccaccagtcctgcattgtgttgtttgctgccaccagtcctgcattgtgttgtttgctgccaccagtcctgcattgtgttgtttgctgccaccagtcctgcattgtgttgtttgctgccatcagtcctgcattgtgttgtttgctgccaccagtcctgcattgtgttgtttgctgccatcagtcctgcattgtgttgtttgctgccatcagtcctgcattgtgttgtttgctgccaccagtcctgcattgtgttgtttgctgccaccagtcctgcattgtgttgtttgctgccaccagtcctgcattgtgttgtttgctgccatcagtcctgcattgtgttgtttgctgccaccagtcctgcattgtgttgtttgctgccaccagtcctgcattgtgttgtttgctgccaccagt is a genomic window of Salvelinus namaycush isolate Seneca unplaced genomic scaffold, SaNama_1.0 Scaffold990, whole genome shotgun sequence containing:
- the LOC120043671 gene encoding cytoplasmic protein NCK1-like isoform X2, yielding MSGIGKVKRKTGMRDTASNADADMYSDNGERLYDLNLPALVKFNYTAEREDELSLVKGTHVIVMEKCSDGWWRGGYQGRSGWFPSNYVTEDADGTAGGGGLGDPAGSLTEKLAAVVHSASNGNQVLHTVQALYPFSSGNEEELNFEKGEVMEVVEKPDNDPEWWKCRKADGQLGLVPKNYVTVLPPQQDSTTQNASLGPAGPPTPDCDYISPATVGRFAGKQWYYGKVTRHQAEVALNQRGAEGDFLIRDSESSPSDFSISLKAQGKNKHFKVQLKDVVYCIGQRKFSSLEDLVDHYKKAPIFTSEQGDKLYLVKALAAS
- the LOC120043671 gene encoding cytoplasmic protein NCK1-like isoform X1, with protein sequence MDMANLFKHFFRIGKVKRKTGMRDTASNADADMYSDNGERLYDLNLPALVKFNYTAEREDELSLVKGTHVIVMEKCSDGWWRGGYQGRSGWFPSNYVTEDADGTAGGGGLGDPAGSLTEKLAAVVHSASNGNQVLHTVQALYPFSSGNEEELNFEKGEVMEVVEKPDNDPEWWKCRKADGQLGLVPKNYVTVLPPQQDSTTQNASLGPAGPPTPDCDYISPATVGRFAGKQWYYGKVTRHQAEVALNQRGAEGDFLIRDSESSPSDFSISLKAQGKNKHFKVQLKDVVYCIGQRKFSSLEDLVDHYKKAPIFTSEQGDKLYLVKALAAS
- the LOC120043671 gene encoding cytoplasmic protein NCK1-like isoform X3, yielding MRDTASNADADMYSDNGERLYDLNLPALVKFNYTAEREDELSLVKGTHVIVMEKCSDGWWRGGYQGRSGWFPSNYVTEDADGTAGGGGLGDPAGSLTEKLAAVVHSASNGNQVLHTVQALYPFSSGNEEELNFEKGEVMEVVEKPDNDPEWWKCRKADGQLGLVPKNYVTVLPPQQDSTTQNASLGPAGPPTPDCDYISPATVGRFAGKQWYYGKVTRHQAEVALNQRGAEGDFLIRDSESSPSDFSISLKAQGKNKHFKVQLKDVVYCIGQRKFSSLEDLVDHYKKAPIFTSEQGDKLYLVKALAAS